The Populus trichocarpa isolate Nisqually-1 chromosome 2, P.trichocarpa_v4.1, whole genome shotgun sequence genome has a window encoding:
- the LOC7472004 gene encoding tryptophan synthase alpha chain, which translates to MAAALKSTPSFLQLKKPETHFLVRHKPTIVSTRRFAPMASLTAIRSLGIGETFSNLKKQGKVALIPYITAGDPDLKTTAEALKVLDACGCDIIELGVPYSDPLADGPVIQAAATRSLARGTNFEAITSMLREVVPQVSCPIALFTYYNPILKRGIEKFMSTVKDIGVHGLVVPDVPLEETGVLRKEAVKNKLELVLLTTPTTPTERMKAIVEAADGFVYLVSSVGVTGARASVSDRVQTLLRDIKESTTKPVAVGFGISKPEHVKQVAAWGADGVIVGSAMVKLLGEAKSPEEGLKELESFTKSLKAALP; encoded by the exons ATGGCTGCTGCTCTGAAATCAACTCCTTCCTTCCTCCAACTGAAAAAACCAGAGACCCATTTCCTCGTCCGTCACAAACCCACTATCGTTTCAACCAGAAGGTTCGCGCCAATGGCTTCTCTCACTGCAATCCGAAGTCTTGGCATTGGAGAAACGTTCTCCAATCTCAAAAAACAAGGCAAA GTGGCGCTCATCCCATACATCACAGCTGGTGATCCTGATCTTAAAACCACAGCGGAAGCCTTGAAGGTGCTGGACGCCTGTGGATGTGACATAATTGAACTAGGTGTTCCTTACTCCGATCCCCTGGCAGATGGTCCGGTTATCCAG GCGGCAGCTACACGCTCCTTGGCtagagggaccaattttgaagcGATCACATCAATGTTAAGGGAG GTCGTTCCACAAGTATCCTGTCCAATTGCTTTATTTACATATTACAATCCAATTCTAAAGCGTGGAATTGAGAAGTTTATGTCCACTGTAAAAGACATTGGCGTACATG GACTTGTGGTCCCAGATGTTCCTCTGGAGGAGACTGGAGTTCTGAGGAAGGAAGCTGTCAAGAATAAGCTTGAACTG GTACTTCTTACAACGCCCACTACTCCTACGGAACGCATGAAAGCCATTGTTGAAGCAGCAGATGGATTTGTGTATCTT GTGAGCTCAGTTGGAGTTACTGGCGCTCGTGCTTCTGTAAGTGACCGAGTTCAAACTCTTCTCCGGGATATTAAAGAG TCAACAACCAAGCCTGTAGCTGTTGGCTTTGGTATATCAAAACCTGAGCATGTCAAGCAG GTTGCAGCATGGGGTGCTGATGGTGTCATTGTTGGTAGTGCCATGGTGAAGTTGTTGGGTGAAGCAAAATCTCCCGAGGAAGGATTGAAGGAACTAGAGAGTTTCACGAAATCTTTAAAAGCTGCACTTCCTTGA
- the LOC7480005 gene encoding light-inducible protein CPRF2 isoform X2, giving the protein MNSVFSVDDFSDPFWLSPPPPPSSTDPKMNRSESEWAFENFLQEMASVPSSASETHTAAPSVLSQSSTSSIPPDNGEDEVVEITKHPIHHHHQHPIPNPHPIPNPHPQPLDRNLTAPIDSEEYRALLKSKLDLACAAVAMSMETNAVKPEVFSSLPEDQRLAARNMSLGTQSFHNGTDQGISMAQSGADGVSLGIPPLLTTQRKSDDESLGIPALPTTQRKSDGGSLGIPALPITQRKQEVQARQTTSGSSSSDDDDLEGDTGTNENMDPAVVKRARRMQSNRESARRSRRRKQAQLNELETQVGQLRDERTSLLSRFTDVNQKCDDAAVDNRILKADIETLRAKVKMAEEQVKRVTGLNPVLLARSSMPSPGMPFVGGQVDASTNVAIPMQTNPHQFFHQPVQGITPAPPHLQRLNNSFPKRTLVPLATNPQTDNGNSNDGGMAVMPSMQLTADGQSLPAMPSMQQVQKQIGPTVGPAGTLPACDSGLPHVVAKDYKKK; this is encoded by the exons ATGAATAGTGTCTTCTCAGTGGACGATTTCTCCGACCCGTTCTGGctgtctcctcctcctccgccatCATCAACGGATCCGAAGATGAATAGAAGCGAATCGGAATGGGCCTTTGAGAATTTTCTACAAGAAATGGCTTCCGTACCTTCCTCCGCCAGCGAAACCCACACCGCCGCTCCTTCGGTGCTTTCTCAATCGTCCACGTCATCGATACCTCCTGACAATGGCGAGGATGAAGTTGTGGAGATCACAAAACATccaattcaccaccaccaccaacatcCAATTCCTAACCCACATCCAATTCCTAACCCACATCCGCAACCGCTGGATCGCAATCTAACGGCACCGATTGATTCCGAGGAGTACCGTGCTCTTCTCAAGTCGAAGCTCGATCTCGCTTGTGCTGCCGTGGCCATGTCTATG GAAACCAATGCTGTAAAGCCGGAAGTTTTTTCTTCGTTACCTGAAGATCAAAGGCTAGCTGCAAGAAATATGTCGTTGGGAACACAATCTTTTCATAATG GTACTGATCAAGGCATTTCAATGGCACAAAGCGGGGCAGATGGTGTATCACTCGGCATTCCACCTTTACTTACTACACAGAGAAAATCAGATGATGAATCACTTGGCATTCCAGCTTTAC CTACTACACAGAGAAAATCAGATGGTGGATCACTTGGCATTCCAGCTTTACCTATTACACAGAGAAAACAAGAGGTTCAAGCCAGGCAAACAACCAGTGGATCATCAAGCTCGGATGATGATGACCTTGAAGGAGACACAGGAACCAATGAAAATATGGATCCTGCTGTTGTGAAACGTGCGAGGAG GATGCAGTCGAATCGAGAGTCAGCTAGACGCtctagaagaagaaaacaagcacAGCTGAATGAACTTGAAACTCAG GTTGGTCAACTAAGGGATGAACGCACTTCACTGCTATCACGCTTCACTGATGTAAATCAAAAATGTGATGATGCTGCTGTTGACAATAGAATTTTGAAGGCTGATATTGAAACATTAAGGGCAAAG GTCAAGATGGCCGAAGAACAAGTGAAACGAGTGACAGGTTTGAACCCAGTGCTTCTAGCAAGGTCTAGCATGCCGAGCCCTGGAATGCCATTTGTTGGTGGCCAGGTGGATGCATCTACCAATGTTGCTATCCCAATGCAAACAAACCCCCACCAATTCTTTCACCAGCCAGTTCAAGGTATTACCCCTGCTCCTCCACATCTCCAAAGACTAAACAACAGCTTCCCTAAAAGAACCTTAGTTCCGCTTGCCACAAATCCACAAACTGACAATGGAAACAGTAATGATGGTGGAATGGCTGTCATGCCTTCCATGCAACTCACTGCTGATGGGCAAAGTTTGCCTGCCATGCCTTCCATGCAACAGGTGCAAAAGCAGATTGGTCCAACTGTTGGTCCTGCTGGGACCTTGCCTGCATGTGACTCAGGACTTCCTCACGTGGTTGCGAAGGattacaaaaagaaatga
- the LOC7480005 gene encoding light-inducible protein CPRF2 isoform X1, protein MNSVFSVDDFSDPFWLSPPPPPSSTDPKMNRSESEWAFENFLQEMASVPSSASETHTAAPSVLSQSSTSSIPPDNGEDEVVEITKHPIHHHHQHPIPNPHPIPNPHPQPLDRNLTAPIDSEEYRALLKSKLDLACAAVAMSMETNAVKPEVFSSLPEDQRLAARNMSLGTQSFHNGTDQGISMAQSGADGVSLGIPPLLTTQRKSDDESLGIPALPTTQRKSDDESLGIPALPTTQRKSDGGSLGIPALPITQRKQEVQARQTTSGSSSSDDDDLEGDTGTNENMDPAVVKRARRMQSNRESARRSRRRKQAQLNELETQVGQLRDERTSLLSRFTDVNQKCDDAAVDNRILKADIETLRAKVKMAEEQVKRVTGLNPVLLARSSMPSPGMPFVGGQVDASTNVAIPMQTNPHQFFHQPVQGITPAPPHLQRLNNSFPKRTLVPLATNPQTDNGNSNDGGMAVMPSMQLTADGQSLPAMPSMQQVQKQIGPTVGPAGTLPACDSGLPHVVAKDYKKK, encoded by the exons ATGAATAGTGTCTTCTCAGTGGACGATTTCTCCGACCCGTTCTGGctgtctcctcctcctccgccatCATCAACGGATCCGAAGATGAATAGAAGCGAATCGGAATGGGCCTTTGAGAATTTTCTACAAGAAATGGCTTCCGTACCTTCCTCCGCCAGCGAAACCCACACCGCCGCTCCTTCGGTGCTTTCTCAATCGTCCACGTCATCGATACCTCCTGACAATGGCGAGGATGAAGTTGTGGAGATCACAAAACATccaattcaccaccaccaccaacatcCAATTCCTAACCCACATCCAATTCCTAACCCACATCCGCAACCGCTGGATCGCAATCTAACGGCACCGATTGATTCCGAGGAGTACCGTGCTCTTCTCAAGTCGAAGCTCGATCTCGCTTGTGCTGCCGTGGCCATGTCTATG GAAACCAATGCTGTAAAGCCGGAAGTTTTTTCTTCGTTACCTGAAGATCAAAGGCTAGCTGCAAGAAATATGTCGTTGGGAACACAATCTTTTCATAATG GTACTGATCAAGGCATTTCAATGGCACAAAGCGGGGCAGATGGTGTATCACTCGGCATTCCACCTTTACTTACTACACAGAGAAAATCAGATGATGAATCACTTGGCATTCCAGCTTTACCTACTACACAGAGAAAATCAGATGATGAATCACTCGGCATTCCAGCTTTACCTACTACACAGAGAAAATCAGATGGTGGATCACTTGGCATTCCAGCTTTACCTATTACACAGAGAAAACAAGAGGTTCAAGCCAGGCAAACAACCAGTGGATCATCAAGCTCGGATGATGATGACCTTGAAGGAGACACAGGAACCAATGAAAATATGGATCCTGCTGTTGTGAAACGTGCGAGGAG GATGCAGTCGAATCGAGAGTCAGCTAGACGCtctagaagaagaaaacaagcacAGCTGAATGAACTTGAAACTCAG GTTGGTCAACTAAGGGATGAACGCACTTCACTGCTATCACGCTTCACTGATGTAAATCAAAAATGTGATGATGCTGCTGTTGACAATAGAATTTTGAAGGCTGATATTGAAACATTAAGGGCAAAG GTCAAGATGGCCGAAGAACAAGTGAAACGAGTGACAGGTTTGAACCCAGTGCTTCTAGCAAGGTCTAGCATGCCGAGCCCTGGAATGCCATTTGTTGGTGGCCAGGTGGATGCATCTACCAATGTTGCTATCCCAATGCAAACAAACCCCCACCAATTCTTTCACCAGCCAGTTCAAGGTATTACCCCTGCTCCTCCACATCTCCAAAGACTAAACAACAGCTTCCCTAAAAGAACCTTAGTTCCGCTTGCCACAAATCCACAAACTGACAATGGAAACAGTAATGATGGTGGAATGGCTGTCATGCCTTCCATGCAACTCACTGCTGATGGGCAAAGTTTGCCTGCCATGCCTTCCATGCAACAGGTGCAAAAGCAGATTGGTCCAACTGTTGGTCCTGCTGGGACCTTGCCTGCATGTGACTCAGGACTTCCTCACGTGGTTGCGAAGGattacaaaaagaaatga